In Tuberibacillus sp. Marseille-P3662, the following proteins share a genomic window:
- a CDS encoding heptaprenylglyceryl phosphate synthase, whose translation MHLYKEWQHVFKLDPNKDLTDEALEEICESGTDAVIVGGTDGVTLDNTLYLLRRIRQYALDCALELSNVEAVTPGFDLYMIPMVLNAQQTEWIVGKHHEAVKTFGETMDWDEVTMEGYCVLNPNSKVAERTAAQTDQTIDDVKAYAMMAENMLHLPVFYLEYSGTYGDVETVQAAGSVLHQTQLLYGGGIDSKEKAAEIAHYADTVIVGDVIYHDLKTALKTVHAVKKVKNNS comes from the coding sequence ATGCATTTATATAAAGAATGGCAACACGTTTTCAAGTTGGATCCGAATAAAGATTTGACTGATGAAGCGTTGGAAGAAATATGTGAATCGGGGACGGATGCGGTTATTGTCGGCGGAACCGATGGTGTGACGTTGGATAACACGCTATATTTGCTTAGACGCATTCGTCAATATGCTTTGGATTGCGCTTTGGAACTATCTAATGTTGAAGCGGTGACACCTGGGTTTGACCTTTATATGATTCCGATGGTGCTTAACGCCCAGCAGACCGAATGGATCGTTGGCAAGCATCATGAGGCTGTTAAGACTTTCGGTGAAACGATGGATTGGGACGAGGTGACCATGGAAGGTTATTGTGTTTTAAATCCTAACAGCAAAGTGGCTGAACGGACAGCTGCCCAGACAGACCAAACCATTGACGACGTTAAAGCATATGCGATGATGGCCGAGAATATGTTACATCTACCCGTTTTCTATTTAGAATATAGTGGCACATATGGTGATGTTGAAACGGTTCAGGCGGCAGGATCCGTTCTACACCAGACACAATTACTCTATGGCGGTGGCATCGACAGCAAGGAAAAAGCTGCGGAGATCGCGCACTATGCAGATACTGTAATTGTTGGCGACGTCATTTATCATGATTTGAAGACAGCCTTAAAGACGGTTCACGCCGTCAAAAAAGTGAAAAATAACTCTTAA
- a CDS encoding YerC/YecD family TrpR-related protein produces MQIDKLRGEVMDQLFEAILSLKDVEECYRFFDDLCTMGEVQSLAQRLEVARMLMEDFTYHKIEEETGASTATISRVKRCLNYGNDGYQMTLDRASGKIK; encoded by the coding sequence ATGCAAATTGATAAATTACGGGGCGAGGTTATGGATCAATTATTTGAAGCCATACTGTCTCTAAAAGACGTAGAAGAATGCTATCGCTTTTTTGATGATCTATGTACGATGGGAGAAGTCCAGTCCCTTGCGCAACGTCTTGAAGTGGCGCGGATGCTAATGGAAGATTTCACTTATCACAAGATTGAAGAAGAGACGGGAGCCAGTACGGCGACGATTTCCCGGGTGAAGCGTTGTCTGAATTACGGTAATGATGGCTATCAAATGACGCTCGATCGCGCTAGCGGAAAAATTAAGTAA
- the purH gene encoding bifunctional phosphoribosylaminoimidazolecarboxamide formyltransferase/IMP cyclohydrolase, with protein sequence MKQRRAIVSVSNKEGLIPLVEALVKQDIEIISTGGTKRAIEAAGLPVTSVTDMTGFPEIMDGRVKTLHPNVHAGLLAVRDNTTHMSELAENNITPVDFVIVNLYPFKETIGQADVTYEEAVENIDIGGPSMLRAAAKNHDHVTVVCDPSDYETVQTAVSDNGGTDAAFRRELAAKVFRHTAAYDALIADYLTAQTGEKYPDQLTVTYEKNQDLRYGENPHQDASFYKEVFTSERTIAGAKQLHGKALSYNNIRDADAALNIAKEYQEQPAVVAVKHMNPCGIGIGETIEAAYQKAYEADSISIFGGIVAANRTIDQATAEKLHSIFLEIVMAPDFTDEALAILQQKKNIRLLKVDVSKDGQSGRQLTSVSGGLLVQDTDILGLEDVEISYPTDRQPSDDEMRALDVAWKAVKHVKSNAIVLAKDDRTIGVGAGQMNRVGSAQIAIEQAGEEAVGSVMASDAFFPMNDTVETAAQAGITAIIQPGGSIRDQESIDKANEYGIAMIFTGVRHFKH encoded by the coding sequence ATGAAGCAACGGCGAGCAATTGTCAGTGTATCGAATAAGGAAGGGTTAATTCCCTTAGTTGAAGCTTTGGTCAAGCAAGATATTGAAATTATCTCAACAGGGGGGACGAAAAGAGCGATTGAGGCAGCGGGCCTTCCTGTCACCTCAGTTACTGATATGACGGGTTTTCCAGAAATCATGGATGGCCGTGTCAAAACTTTACATCCTAACGTCCATGCTGGTTTATTAGCGGTGCGGGATAATACGACTCATATGTCAGAGTTAGCGGAAAATAATATTACACCGGTCGACTTTGTCATTGTAAACTTATATCCCTTTAAAGAAACGATTGGACAAGCGGATGTCACCTACGAAGAGGCTGTAGAAAATATTGATATCGGCGGGCCGAGCATGTTACGCGCGGCTGCAAAGAATCATGACCATGTGACCGTTGTTTGTGACCCGTCGGACTATGAGACCGTGCAAACAGCTGTGAGTGACAATGGGGGCACGGACGCTGCATTCCGCCGTGAGTTGGCAGCTAAAGTTTTCCGCCATACCGCTGCTTACGATGCGCTTATTGCTGATTATTTAACAGCGCAAACAGGCGAGAAGTATCCCGATCAATTGACCGTCACTTATGAGAAAAACCAAGATTTACGTTATGGGGAAAATCCGCATCAAGACGCATCTTTCTACAAAGAAGTGTTTACAAGTGAGCGCACGATTGCCGGAGCCAAGCAATTACATGGCAAAGCGTTGTCTTATAACAATATTCGCGATGCTGATGCGGCTTTGAATATTGCTAAAGAATATCAGGAGCAACCCGCTGTTGTTGCCGTTAAACATATGAATCCTTGTGGCATTGGCATTGGCGAAACGATTGAAGCCGCCTACCAAAAAGCTTATGAAGCGGATTCGATATCGATTTTCGGGGGTATTGTGGCTGCCAACCGAACCATCGATCAAGCCACAGCAGAGAAACTCCATTCGATTTTCTTAGAGATTGTTATGGCACCTGATTTTACCGATGAAGCGTTAGCCATCTTGCAACAAAAGAAAAACATTCGTTTGTTGAAGGTTGATGTGAGTAAAGATGGGCAGTCAGGCCGGCAGTTAACATCCGTGAGCGGCGGATTGCTTGTTCAAGATACAGACATTCTTGGTTTGGAAGATGTGGAGATCAGTTATCCTACAGATCGCCAGCCGAGTGATGATGAAATGCGGGCCCTTGATGTCGCTTGGAAAGCTGTTAAGCACGTCAAATCGAATGCAATTGTGCTTGCGAAAGATGACCGCACCATTGGTGTTGGCGCAGGGCAAATGAATCGCGTCGGTTCCGCTCAAATAGCGATTGAGCAAGCGGGTGAAGAAGCGGTCGGATCCGTAATGGCCTCCGATGCCTTTTTCCCGATGAATGATACCGTCGAGACCGCAGCTCAAGCTGGCATTACCGCCATCATCCAGCCGGGCGGTTCGATTCGTGATCAAGAATCCATTGATAAAGCAAATGAGTACGGTATTGCTATGATTTTCACGGGAGTTAGGCATTTTAAACACTAA
- the pcrA gene encoding DNA helicase PcrA — MQGMIDDLLQGLNPQQKKAVQHTDGPLLLMAGAGSGKTRVITHRIAYLLTEKQVAPWNVLAITFTNKAAREMKERLGDLTGPLAEDIWVSTFHSMCVRILRRDIDRIGINRNFSILDATDQKSVLKQILKDQNVDIKKFPPRSILGTISSAKNELKTARDFAKDVKGPYEEVVRDAYKEYEKRLLKNHALDFDDLIMTTIHLFKRVPESLEYYQRKFQYIHVDEYQDTNRAQYELVNMLAERFENLCVVGDSDQSIYRWRGADIQNILSFEEDYPDADTIMLEQNYRSTQTILQAANNVIDNNPSRKPKKLWTDNGAGEQIHYYQGGTEQEEGHFISGKISELYRDGTPYSDMAILYRTNAQSRVLEEVLMKSNIDYKMVGSIKFYDRKEIKDILAYLRLIANPDDDISLARVINVPKRGVGATSLDKLADHALTHDLSLMQAIGEIEQTGVSKRAQKTMSEFGEQIKNWTSMQEYLSVTDLVEEVLENTGYRKALKDDQSIEAQSRLENLDELLSVTKEFEANNEDKSLIAFLTELALDADINQDDEEGPEDTVTMMTLHSAKGLEFPIVFLAGLEEGIFPHFRSLEDDEEMEEERRLAYVGITRAEQHLFMTNARMRTLYGKTNMNPVSRFISEIPQDLVVNHTEQGDSFLTSRKQVPEFSGNRGQNRAPERSKKNVNAPVAWQVGDRVRHNKWGEGTVVSTKGSGDSLELDIAFPKPTGLKRLLATFAPVEKVND, encoded by the coding sequence ATGCAAGGGATGATCGACGACTTACTCCAGGGACTGAATCCGCAGCAAAAGAAAGCTGTTCAGCACACGGACGGTCCCCTATTGCTTATGGCGGGTGCCGGAAGTGGAAAAACCAGAGTCATCACACATCGAATCGCCTATTTATTGACGGAAAAACAAGTGGCTCCATGGAATGTGTTGGCGATAACATTTACGAACAAAGCTGCGCGTGAGATGAAAGAACGGTTGGGTGACCTGACAGGGCCGTTGGCCGAAGATATTTGGGTGTCGACGTTTCACTCCATGTGTGTTCGGATTTTACGGCGTGATATTGACCGGATAGGTATCAATCGTAACTTCTCTATTTTAGATGCGACGGACCAGAAGTCTGTCCTTAAACAAATTTTAAAAGATCAGAATGTCGATATTAAGAAGTTTCCCCCCCGAAGTATTTTAGGGACGATCAGTTCGGCAAAAAATGAATTAAAGACAGCGAGAGATTTTGCCAAAGATGTCAAAGGACCTTATGAAGAAGTGGTCCGCGATGCCTACAAGGAATATGAAAAACGACTGCTTAAAAATCATGCTTTAGATTTCGATGATTTGATCATGACCACGATTCACCTGTTCAAACGTGTTCCGGAATCATTAGAGTACTATCAACGAAAGTTTCAATATATCCATGTTGATGAGTATCAAGATACGAATCGGGCACAGTATGAATTGGTTAATATGCTGGCCGAACGGTTTGAAAATCTATGTGTTGTTGGTGACTCCGACCAATCGATCTATCGTTGGCGCGGGGCGGATATCCAAAATATTTTGTCTTTCGAAGAAGACTATCCTGATGCGGACACCATCATGCTTGAACAAAACTATCGTTCCACGCAAACGATCTTACAAGCTGCTAACAATGTCATCGATAACAATCCTTCTCGCAAACCGAAAAAATTGTGGACAGATAATGGCGCAGGTGAACAGATTCATTATTATCAAGGAGGAACCGAGCAGGAAGAAGGCCATTTTATATCAGGAAAAATCAGTGAATTGTATCGAGATGGAACGCCTTATAGTGATATGGCTATCCTCTACAGAACGAATGCGCAATCCCGAGTGCTTGAAGAAGTTCTGATGAAATCCAACATTGATTATAAAATGGTCGGCAGTATTAAATTCTATGACCGCAAAGAAATTAAGGATATTTTAGCTTATCTTCGCTTAATAGCGAACCCTGATGACGATATCAGCTTGGCTCGTGTGATTAATGTTCCGAAGCGGGGTGTCGGAGCCACATCCCTTGATAAGTTGGCGGATCATGCGTTAACTCATGATTTATCGCTCATGCAAGCCATAGGGGAAATTGAACAAACGGGTGTTTCCAAACGGGCTCAGAAAACGATGAGTGAATTCGGTGAACAAATTAAAAACTGGACGAGCATGCAAGAGTATTTGTCAGTTACAGATCTTGTTGAAGAAGTGTTGGAAAATACGGGTTATCGGAAGGCGCTGAAGGATGACCAGTCCATTGAAGCACAGAGCCGTTTAGAAAATCTTGACGAGCTGTTATCCGTAACGAAAGAATTTGAAGCGAATAATGAAGATAAGTCACTCATCGCGTTTTTAACTGAATTAGCGTTGGATGCTGATATCAACCAAGATGATGAAGAGGGCCCTGAAGATACCGTTACGATGATGACGCTCCATTCGGCCAAAGGTCTTGAATTTCCAATTGTATTTTTGGCTGGATTGGAAGAAGGTATTTTTCCCCACTTCAGATCCTTAGAAGATGATGAAGAAATGGAAGAAGAGCGTCGTCTGGCTTATGTCGGCATTACGCGTGCGGAACAGCACTTATTTATGACGAACGCCCGGATGCGAACGTTGTACGGAAAAACCAATATGAATCCCGTGTCGCGATTTATCTCTGAGATACCGCAAGATTTGGTTGTGAACCATACTGAACAAGGTGATAGCTTCTTAACCTCAAGAAAGCAGGTACCTGAATTCAGCGGAAATCGCGGGCAGAACCGCGCACCCGAGCGGTCGAAGAAAAATGTCAACGCCCCGGTAGCATGGCAAGTCGGCGATCGGGTTCGTCATAACAAGTGGGGAGAAGGAACGGTGGTCAGTACGAAAGGAAGCGGTGATTCATTGGAGCTTGACATCGCATTTCCTAAACCCACGGGCTTAAAACGATTATTGGCAACGTTCGCTCCGGTTGAAAAAGTAAATGACTGA
- a CDS encoding spore germination protein has protein sequence MTVPAVIYGLKVDSITAGVLNTGDTLNISPKSTAKTSSGAGGLNTGDLTYTNTIYSITNTIDPDVSDENIASIN, from the coding sequence ATGACCGTGCCTGCTGTGATCTATGGATTAAAAGTTGACAGTATTACAGCCGGTGTTTTGAACACCGGTGACACTTTGAACATCTCTCCAAAAAGCACCGCAAAAACAAGTTCCGGAGCCGGAGGGCTCAACACAGGTGACCTCACCTATACAAATACCATATACAGTATAACAAATACCATTGACCCAGATGTCTCTGACGAAAATATCGCTTCGATCAATTAA
- a CDS encoding adenine deaminase C-terminal domain-containing protein, which yields MLSPKRFWQNNELRVQTAIIDGQMAPTIVLQNATYLNSYINQWLKGHIWINQDRIIYVGQHLPKNTDGTELVDCEGYYLVPGYIEPHAHPFQLYHPETLAKYAAAGGTTTLISDNMVFFMQMSDQQAFNIIERLNQLPTTFFWWTRFDSQTVMEADPFTSARVEQWLDHPDVVQGGELTSWPQVLHGNDDILEWMQSSRLRGKPVEGHLPGASERTLTRMELLGVDCDHEAMTGKEAIMRLQLGLTTSLRYSSIRPDLPDILFELIDGGLDYFEHLYMTTDGSTPSFYRQGIMNRLIEIALEQGVPPIEAYKMTSANVARHYGMERVLGHIAPGRLANINVLETPSDPTPVAVLSKGQWVVKDQQVIWPEEKQIMEAALQPLALSWDLTPEQLHPKSSNVIEMVNAVITQYFELEALPDRDHLPEDLSYLSLVDKNGQWKVTTFVKGFSKLVSGFASSYSNTGDIILIGKNTSDMLVAFRRMKAMGGGMVLAEDGHILSQVPLPLAGGMSSLPMEALMQQEEALTEKLRERGYNHADPVYSLLFLSSIHLPYVRITQQGLYDVMNNKILLKAESL from the coding sequence TTGCTTTCTCCTAAACGATTTTGGCAAAATAACGAGCTTAGGGTCCAGACAGCCATTATTGATGGTCAAATGGCCCCGACGATTGTCTTGCAAAATGCAACTTATCTTAATAGCTATATTAATCAGTGGTTAAAGGGCCATATTTGGATCAATCAAGACCGGATTATCTATGTTGGTCAGCATTTGCCTAAAAATACCGATGGGACAGAATTAGTCGATTGTGAAGGCTATTATTTAGTCCCGGGTTACATCGAACCGCATGCCCATCCGTTCCAGCTATATCATCCGGAAACGCTGGCAAAATATGCAGCCGCCGGCGGGACAACGACGCTAATCAGTGATAATATGGTTTTCTTTATGCAGATGTCCGATCAGCAAGCGTTTAATATAATTGAGCGGCTCAATCAATTGCCGACAACGTTTTTCTGGTGGACTCGATTCGATTCTCAGACAGTTATGGAGGCGGATCCGTTCACAAGTGCTCGTGTGGAACAATGGCTCGACCATCCTGACGTTGTTCAAGGCGGTGAATTGACCAGTTGGCCGCAGGTATTACATGGTAATGATGATATACTTGAATGGATGCAATCATCGCGTCTGCGTGGCAAACCGGTTGAGGGCCATCTGCCGGGGGCCTCGGAAAGAACGTTGACACGGATGGAACTGTTGGGCGTTGACTGTGATCACGAGGCGATGACGGGTAAAGAGGCGATAATGCGGCTTCAGTTAGGGCTGACGACCTCGTTGAGATATTCCTCCATCCGTCCGGATTTACCTGATATTTTATTTGAACTCATCGATGGCGGCTTAGATTATTTTGAACATCTCTATATGACGACCGATGGATCCACGCCGTCGTTTTATCGGCAAGGCATCATGAATCGATTAATCGAGATTGCGTTGGAACAAGGGGTTCCGCCAATAGAGGCTTATAAAATGACATCGGCAAATGTAGCTAGACATTATGGAATGGAACGTGTGCTTGGTCACATCGCACCGGGGCGTCTGGCAAATATAAATGTTTTAGAAACGCCAAGTGATCCCACTCCGGTCGCTGTTCTGTCCAAAGGTCAATGGGTTGTCAAAGATCAACAAGTCATTTGGCCGGAAGAAAAACAGATTATGGAAGCCGCGTTGCAGCCGCTGGCATTAAGTTGGGATTTGACACCAGAGCAATTGCATCCAAAATCGTCAAACGTCATTGAGATGGTCAATGCGGTTATTACCCAATATTTTGAACTTGAGGCTTTGCCTGATCGTGATCATTTGCCTGAAGATTTGTCTTACTTAAGTTTGGTTGATAAAAATGGTCAATGGAAGGTCACTACATTTGTGAAAGGGTTTTCAAAATTAGTTTCAGGTTTTGCCAGCAGTTATTCCAATACCGGAGATATCATCCTGATTGGCAAAAATACAAGTGATATGCTGGTGGCTTTCCGGCGGATGAAAGCGATGGGTGGAGGTATGGTGCTGGCTGAAGACGGACATATATTATCACAAGTCCCTTTACCTTTAGCCGGTGGGATGTCATCATTACCGATGGAAGCATTGATGCAACAAGAAGAAGCGCTGACGGAGAAACTGCGTGAACGCGGGTATAACCATGCTGACCCTGTCTATTCACTGCTATTTCTTTCGTCAATCCATCTTCCCTATGTTAGAATCACGCAGCAAGGTTTATACGATGTGATGAACAATAAAATTTTGCTTAAAGCTGAATCATTATAA
- the purD gene encoding phosphoribosylamine--glycine ligase, whose product MNVLVIGKGGREHALAWKLVQSDQVGTIYAAPGSAAIAEVAVTVDIAETDGEALVAFAKDKAIDLTIVGPEQPLVDGMVDRFEAEGLKIFGPNRQAAEIEGSKAFAKYLMATYDIPTADHQSFTDYDEAVAYVEEKGAPIVIKADGLASGKGVTVAASVAEAVDALTEIMKDARFGAAGDQVVVEEFLAGEEFSLMAFVNGENVYPLVLSQDHKRAFLGDKGPNTGGMGAYSPVPQLPDDALLTAMVNIMEPTARAMIAEGRPYCGLLYAGLIWTSTGPKVIEFNCRFGDPETQVVLPRLKSDLLQVMNDVLNGQSPDLEWDERACCGIVLASEGYPGSYEKGTPLPNLHEVDTQTLMFHAGTKQVDGGWQSDGGRILLVASLASHLEAAIDQANQVIERVQSDGTFYREDIGYRALNKAKYA is encoded by the coding sequence ATGAATGTATTGGTGATCGGAAAGGGTGGGCGTGAACATGCGTTGGCCTGGAAACTCGTTCAGAGTGATCAAGTCGGGACGATTTATGCCGCCCCGGGAAGTGCTGCCATTGCTGAAGTGGCGGTCACGGTTGATATTGCGGAAACGGATGGGGAAGCGTTGGTGGCCTTTGCAAAAGACAAGGCCATTGACCTCACCATCGTTGGTCCTGAACAGCCGCTTGTTGATGGGATGGTTGATCGATTTGAGGCAGAAGGTCTTAAGATTTTTGGGCCCAACCGTCAAGCTGCGGAAATTGAAGGGAGCAAGGCATTTGCGAAATACCTTATGGCCACCTATGATATTCCTACAGCTGACCATCAATCGTTTACTGATTATGACGAAGCCGTTGCTTATGTTGAGGAAAAAGGTGCGCCGATTGTTATCAAGGCTGACGGCTTAGCGTCCGGCAAAGGTGTGACGGTGGCAGCTTCGGTGGCTGAAGCTGTTGACGCACTGACAGAGATTATGAAGGATGCAAGGTTTGGTGCAGCTGGTGATCAAGTGGTCGTAGAGGAATTTTTAGCTGGCGAAGAATTTTCCTTAATGGCGTTCGTGAACGGTGAAAACGTCTACCCGCTTGTGTTATCACAGGATCATAAGCGCGCTTTTTTAGGCGATAAAGGTCCTAATACGGGTGGCATGGGTGCTTATTCACCCGTTCCGCAATTGCCAGATGATGCTTTGCTGACGGCGATGGTGAATATTATGGAACCGACAGCCCGGGCCATGATAGCTGAGGGCCGTCCCTACTGTGGGTTGCTCTATGCTGGCTTAATCTGGACGTCGACAGGTCCGAAAGTGATTGAGTTTAACTGCCGCTTTGGCGATCCGGAAACGCAAGTTGTACTGCCACGGTTGAAGTCGGATCTGCTGCAAGTGATGAATGACGTCTTAAATGGACAAAGCCCCGATCTTGAATGGGACGAGCGGGCTTGTTGTGGCATTGTCCTCGCTTCAGAAGGTTATCCAGGGTCCTATGAAAAAGGAACGCCTCTGCCTAACTTGCATGAAGTTGACACACAAACCCTTATGTTTCACGCCGGAACAAAACAAGTTGATGGCGGCTGGCAAAGTGATGGCGGCCGAATTTTACTCGTGGCGAGTCTTGCTAGCCATCTAGAAGCCGCGATAGATCAAGCTAATCAAGTAATAGAGAGAGTACAATCAGACGGAACGTTTTACCGTGAAGATATTGGTTATCGTGCTTTGAATAAAGCGAAGTATGCATAA
- a CDS encoding DUF3048 domain-containing protein, whose product MSRRLRLIIYTLAMMLILTACSDSQKKNETKEPVKSDSQTQKEEQAPPQVTYPLTGLPAEDEINQRPVGVMINNHPKARPQSGLTQADVVYEALVEGNITRFLAIFQSHKPETIGPVRSARPYFIRLLNGYDGLYVAHGWSPQAKALLRGGSTPFLQGLYHDGTLFHRASFRDAPHNSYISFANIMKGAGDKDYQMTQEVSPLSFMTEKEKQNIDGTNVKGVSVGYDDDYVVGYQYDETDDAFHRLVNGQPSVDRESENPVTAKNVLIISADHRFIDSYPRREIDLKSGGPAYLLQNGRLQNIQWKNVDGRILPSKNGQTLKLVPGQTWINIVPEKRGLKQAVTINEGDGANAN is encoded by the coding sequence ATGTCCAGACGTTTACGCCTGATCATTTATACTTTAGCTATGATGTTAATACTGACGGCGTGTAGCGATAGCCAAAAGAAAAATGAGACAAAAGAGCCGGTCAAGTCTGATTCACAAACGCAAAAGGAGGAGCAGGCCCCCCCTCAGGTGACATACCCTTTAACAGGATTACCGGCTGAAGACGAGATCAATCAACGACCAGTTGGAGTGATGATCAATAACCATCCAAAGGCACGGCCTCAATCCGGCTTGACTCAAGCTGATGTCGTTTATGAAGCTTTGGTTGAAGGGAATATCACCCGTTTTCTAGCTATTTTTCAAAGTCACAAACCAGAAACTATTGGCCCTGTACGCAGTGCGCGCCCTTATTTTATTCGATTGTTAAACGGTTATGATGGCTTGTATGTTGCCCATGGCTGGAGTCCGCAGGCTAAAGCGTTATTGCGTGGCGGATCGACACCGTTTCTTCAAGGGTTGTACCATGATGGAACATTGTTTCACCGAGCATCATTCCGAGATGCGCCGCACAACTCATATATATCCTTTGCTAATATCATGAAGGGTGCCGGGGATAAAGATTATCAAATGACACAAGAAGTCAGCCCGTTGTCGTTTATGACGGAAAAGGAGAAGCAAAATATTGATGGTACAAATGTAAAGGGAGTATCGGTTGGATATGATGATGACTATGTTGTCGGATATCAATACGATGAAACGGACGATGCTTTTCACCGTTTAGTCAATGGCCAGCCATCTGTTGACAGGGAGTCCGAAAACCCCGTTACAGCCAAAAATGTCTTGATTATCAGTGCTGATCACCGGTTTATCGACAGCTATCCCCGTCGTGAAATTGATTTGAAATCAGGTGGCCCAGCCTATCTTCTGCAGAACGGTCGACTGCAAAACATTCAATGGAAAAATGTTGACGGCAGGATATTACCATCTAAGAATGGACAAACGCTTAAGCTTGTTCCTGGTCAAACGTGGATCAATATTGTTCCAGAAAAGCGAGGACTTAAACAAGCGGTTACTATTAACGAAGGAGATGGAGCCAATGCAAATTGA